One stretch of Methylococcus capsulatus DNA includes these proteins:
- the nadB gene encoding L-aspartate oxidase — MDKDIIYDALIIGSGASGLSLALRLAGQARVAVLSKVALSEGNTRYAQGGISAVLDAQDSLESHIEDTLAAGAGLCDPDIVRLVVSQGKQCIDWLLQHGVAFTEVESTDGAHHLHLTREGGHTHRRVVHAADATGRAVESSLEQHARAHPNIDLFEYHNVIDLITSGKLSLAGPQRVLGAYALDTKTHRTRTFRARVIALATGGASKVYLYTSNPDVSTGDGIALAWRAGARVANMEFIQFHPTCLYHPHARSFLISEAVRGEGGRLLLPDGSAFMQRFDPRGELAPRDIVARAIDHEMKRLGADCVYLDISHRPADFIKSHFPTIHARCLELGIDMTREPIPVVPAAHYTCGGVVTDRLARTDIAGLYAVGEVACTGLHGANRMASNSLLECLVFAKQASEDILKRLGDIPPPPLLPDWDESQVTDSDEEVVVSHNWDEIRRFMWDYVGIVRTDKRLQRALHRAELLKQEIAEYYGNFRVTSDLLELRNLIIVAELIIRSALQRKESRGLHFTLDYPERDETHPPRNTVLQP; from the coding sequence ATGGACAAGGACATCATCTACGACGCGCTCATCATCGGCAGCGGTGCTTCGGGCCTCAGCCTGGCCCTGCGGCTCGCCGGCCAGGCCCGGGTCGCCGTCTTGTCGAAGGTCGCATTGAGCGAAGGCAATACCCGCTACGCCCAAGGCGGCATTTCCGCTGTGCTGGATGCCCAAGACTCGCTCGAATCGCATATCGAAGACACGCTGGCGGCCGGCGCCGGTCTGTGTGATCCAGACATCGTGCGCCTGGTGGTCTCCCAAGGCAAGCAGTGCATCGACTGGCTGCTCCAACATGGAGTCGCCTTCACCGAAGTCGAGAGCACCGACGGCGCCCATCATCTGCACCTGACCCGAGAGGGCGGTCATACCCACCGGCGGGTCGTGCATGCCGCCGACGCCACCGGCCGCGCCGTGGAGTCATCGCTGGAACAACACGCCCGCGCCCATCCCAACATCGATCTGTTCGAGTACCACAACGTCATCGACCTGATCACGTCCGGCAAGCTCAGCCTCGCCGGCCCGCAACGCGTGTTGGGCGCCTACGCGCTGGATACGAAAACCCACCGTACCCGGACGTTCCGCGCGCGCGTCATTGCATTGGCTACCGGTGGTGCCAGTAAGGTATATCTTTACACCAGCAATCCCGACGTTTCCACCGGCGATGGCATCGCCTTGGCCTGGCGGGCCGGTGCGCGGGTGGCGAACATGGAATTCATTCAATTTCACCCCACCTGCCTCTACCATCCTCACGCCCGGTCTTTTCTGATCTCCGAGGCCGTGCGCGGAGAAGGTGGCCGCTTGCTGCTGCCCGACGGCAGTGCGTTCATGCAGCGGTTTGATCCGCGCGGCGAACTGGCGCCCCGTGACATTGTGGCGCGCGCCATCGACCACGAAATGAAACGCCTCGGCGCCGACTGTGTTTACCTCGACATCAGCCACCGGCCGGCCGACTTCATCAAGAGCCATTTCCCGACGATTCATGCACGCTGCCTGGAATTGGGGATCGACATGACCCGTGAGCCCATCCCGGTGGTGCCGGCAGCACATTACACCTGTGGGGGCGTCGTGACCGATCGCCTGGCGCGGACGGATATCGCTGGCCTTTATGCAGTCGGCGAGGTGGCCTGCACCGGCCTCCACGGCGCCAACCGCATGGCCAGCAACTCCCTGCTGGAATGCCTGGTCTTTGCCAAGCAGGCCAGTGAGGATATCCTTAAGCGCCTGGGCGACATTCCTCCTCCCCCGCTGCTGCCGGACTGGGACGAGTCGCAGGTCACCGATTCCGACGAGGAGGTCGTCGTATCCCATAACTGGGACGAGATCCGGCGCTTCATGTGGGATTACGTGGGCATCGTGCGGACCGACAAACGACTGCAGCGCGCCTTACACCGGGCGGAGCTGCTCAAGCAGGAAATCGCGGAGTACTACGGCAACTTCCGGGTCACCAGCGATCTACTGGAACTTCGCAACCTGATCATTGTCGCTGAACTCATCATCCGGTCGGCCCTCCAGCGGAAAGAGAGCCGCGGATTGCACTTTACCTTGGACTATCCGGAACGGGACGAGACCCACCCGCCGCGGAACACCGTCCTCCAGCCCTGA
- the rpoE gene encoding RNA polymerase sigma factor RpoE, producing MGMSEELDDELVRRVQRGDKRAFDLLVRKYQFKITQLISRYIKDPYESLDVAQEAFIKAYRALPGFRGDSQFYTWLYRIAINTAKNYLVTRSRRPSEDEFDVESAEQFENGHRLKDVDTPEAAVLSDELAATIQSALNELPEELKLAITLRELDGLSYDEIAEVMNCPVGTVRSRIFRAREAIDKRLRPLLD from the coding sequence ATGGGGATGAGTGAAGAACTGGACGACGAACTCGTCAGACGGGTACAGCGCGGCGACAAGAGAGCTTTCGACTTACTCGTCAGAAAGTACCAGTTCAAAATCACCCAGCTCATTTCCCGCTACATCAAGGACCCCTACGAATCACTGGATGTGGCGCAAGAGGCCTTTATCAAGGCTTATCGGGCGCTGCCGGGGTTTCGCGGGGACAGCCAGTTCTATACCTGGCTTTACCGCATTGCGATCAATACGGCAAAAAACTACCTCGTCACCCGTTCACGCCGGCCCAGCGAGGACGAGTTCGACGTCGAATCTGCGGAACAATTCGAGAACGGCCACCGTCTAAAAGATGTCGATACGCCCGAAGCGGCGGTTTTGAGCGACGAGCTGGCGGCAACGATTCAATCGGCGCTGAACGAGTTGCCGGAGGAACTCAAGCTGGCTATAACTCTGAGGGAGCTGGACGGACTGAGTTACGACGAAATCGCCGAAGTCATGAACTGCCCGGTCGGCACGGTCCGCAGCCGCATCTTCAGGGCGAGAGAAGCCATAGACAAACGGCTCCGGCCGTTACTCGACTGA
- a CDS encoding sigma-E factor negative regulatory protein → MLEEHMAQKASVFVDNEMDLAEAEGYLRLIGKREEFRSTLSRYYLIGEVLRTGRTPVGNRLAEAVAHRIAFEPAILAPAKARASYSLRRHIVTGALAASMAAVAVLVWRGVSGVSGFAAMDGGLSAGADMASAETRIDPEMQAYLLAHSGTSHVAGSGTLMPYMRLVSYEH, encoded by the coding sequence ATGTTGGAAGAGCATATGGCACAAAAGGCCTCGGTTTTCGTGGATAACGAGATGGACCTGGCCGAAGCCGAGGGCTATTTGCGGTTGATCGGAAAGCGGGAGGAGTTCCGTTCCACCTTGAGCCGGTATTACCTGATCGGCGAAGTGCTTCGCACGGGACGGACTCCCGTCGGCAACAGGCTGGCGGAGGCAGTGGCGCACCGGATCGCGTTCGAACCGGCGATTCTCGCGCCTGCAAAGGCGAGGGCTTCCTACAGCTTGCGCCGGCACATCGTCACCGGAGCACTCGCTGCTTCCATGGCGGCGGTGGCGGTTCTCGTCTGGCGCGGCGTGAGCGGCGTGAGCGGTTTCGCTGCCATGGACGGCGGCCTGTCCGCCGGTGCTGATATGGCTTCGGCCGAGACGCGCATAGATCCGGAAATGCAGGCCTATCTTCTCGCGCACAGTGGCACCTCCCATGTGGCGGGTTCGGGAACCCTGATGCCCTACATGAGGCTGGTCAGCTATGAACACTAA